A stretch of Miscanthus floridulus cultivar M001 chromosome 13, ASM1932011v1, whole genome shotgun sequence DNA encodes these proteins:
- the LOC136500616 gene encoding histidine-containing phosphotransfer protein 1-like produces MSAANQLAALIANMFATGLLDDQFQQLQMLQDPSAPNFVSEVVTLFCHDGERIIGELAKLLDKPTVDFDRVDAFVHQLKGSSASVGALKVKNTCIQFREFCQQKSKDGCLKTLETVRINFYELRGKFQTMLQLERQVNGFPPNN; encoded by the exons ATGTCTGCCGCGAACCAGCTCGCCGCCCTCATCGCCAACATGTTCGCCACG GGTTTGCTTGACGATCAGTTCCAGCAGCTGCAGATGCTGCAGGACCCCAGCGCCCCTAACTTCGTCTCTGAGGTCGTCACGCTCTTCTGCCACGACGGCGAGCGGATCATCGGGGAGCTGGCCAAGCTGCT GGACAAGCCCACCGTGGATTTTGACAGGGTCGATGCCTTTGTGCATCAGCTCAAGGGTAGCAGTGCTAG TGTCGGTGCTTTGAAGGTTAAGAACACTTGCATTCAGTTCCGCGAATTCTGTCAGCAGAAGAGCAAAGATGG GTGCCTGAAGACACTGGAGACAGTGAGGATTAACTTCTATGAGCTGCGTGGCAAGTTTCAGACCATGCTTCAG CTGGAGCGTCAGGTCAATGGCTTTCCCCCCAACAATTAA